One part of the Raphanus sativus cultivar WK10039 chromosome 7, ASM80110v3, whole genome shotgun sequence genome encodes these proteins:
- the LOC108817624 gene encoding serine/threonine protein phosphatase 2A 57 kDa regulatory subunit B' epsilon isoform: protein MFTKIMKLGQKKFNKSDQDNTSGVNTVVRSSRPPTAAAAPTPNGESQSSAAPSPSQTPNHPMFTTPPSLEVLPLLKDVSSSDRPLLFMKKAHMCSCQCDFSDSLIMPREKEIKRQTLLELVDFLHSSSGKVNETMQSELIRMVSANMFRCLPPAHYENTGAPPEGNDPEEEEPYLEPWWPHLQLVYELLLRYVVSSEIEPRTAKKFINHTFVSRLLDLFDSEDPREREYLKTVLHRIYGKFIFHRPFIRCSIYNIFYKYLYETERCVGIGELLEILGSVINGFTVPMREEHVLYLVKAILPLHKSKGISIFHQQLSYCVVQFVEKDYKLADTVIRGLLKYWPLTNCNKEVLFLGELEEVLDVTEPSEFQRSVVPLFRKIGKCLNSANFQVAERALFLWNNEHIVGLIAENKDVIFPIIFEALERNMKGHWNQAVHGLSENVRRMFMEMDTELFEECEKQHAQNEAKACELLEQREMTWKRLEEAASLAAN from the exons ATGTTCACCAAGATCATGAAACTGGGCCAGAAGAAATTCAACAAATCGGATCAAGACAACACCTCCGGCGTCAACACCGTGGTCCGCAGCAGCCGGCCCCCAACCGCCGCCGCAGCTCCTACACCAAACGGCGAATCACAATCCTCCGCGGCTCCGTCGCCTTCGCAGACACCGAACCACCCAATGTTCACAACGCCGCCTTCCCTCGAAGTCCTCCCACTTCTAAAAGACGTCTCTTCCTCAGACCGTCCTCTCCTCTTCATGAAGAAGGCTCACATGTGTTCTTGCCAATGCGACTTCTCAGATTCATTGATCATGCCCCGCGAGAAAGAGATCAAGAGGCAGACGCTTCTCGAGCTCGTGGACTTCCTCCACTCTTCCTCGGGCAAAGTGAACGAGACGATGCAGAGCGAGCTCATAAGAATGGTCTCGGCCAACATGTTCAGGTGTCTCCCACCTGCGCATTACGAGAACACCGGAGCTCCTCCCGAAGGTAACGATCCCGAAGAGGAAGAGCCTTATCTTGAGCCATGGTGGCCTCATCTGCAGCTTGTCTACGAGCTTCTCTTGCGTTACGTCGTGTCTTCGGAGATAGAGCCCAGGACTGCTAAGAAGTTCATCAACCACACATTCGTGTCGAGGCTGCTCGATCTGTTCGACTCTGAGGATCCTAGAGAGAGGGAATATTTGAAGACTGTGCTTCACAGGATCTACGGGAAGTTCATATTCCACCGTCCTTTCATCAGGTGCTCCATTTACAACATTTTCTACAAGTACTTGTACGAGACGGAGAGGTGTGTTGGAATAGGAGAGTTGTTGGAGATTCTCGGGAGTGTGATCAATGGGTTTACGGTACCGATGAGAGAGGAGCATGTGTTGTATCTTGTGAAAGCTATTTTGCCGTTACACAAGTCTAAAGGTATCTCCATTTTCCACCAGCAGCTGTCGTATTGCGTGGTGCAGTTTGTGGAGAAAGATTACAAGTTGGCTGATACTGTGATCCGTGGGCTGTTGAAGTACTGGCCTCTTACGAATTGTAATAAGGAGGTTCTGTTCTTGGGAGAGCTTGAAGAGGTTTTGGATGTTACAGAGCCTTCGGAGTTTCAGCGTTCTGTTGTTCCTCTTTTTAGGAAGATTGGGAAGTGTCTTAACAGCGCAAACTTCCAG GTTGCAGAGAGAGCTCTTTTCTTGTGGAACAACGAGCATATCGTGGGGTTGATAGCTGAGAACAAAGATGTGATCTTTCCGATAATCTTTGAAGCATTGGAGAGGAACATGAAAGGACATTGGAACCAAGCGGTGCATGGTTTGTCTGAGAACGTTAGGAGAATGTTTATGGAGATGGACACTGAGCTGTTTGAAGAGTGTGAGAAACAACATGCGCAGAATGAAGCTAAGGCTTGTGAGTTGTTGGAACAAAGAGAGATGACATGGAAGAGACTTGAAGAGGCTGCTTCTTTAGCTGCAAACTAA
- the LOC108817625 gene encoding probable pectate lyase 13 isoform X1 — MLPPHFSSNTIVLLCLFFTLLQATPPLNLTLPHQHPSPDSVALHVTSTINASLSRRQLTSSSSSSTCGTGNPIDDCWRCDSSDWSSNRQRLADCSIGFGSGTLGGKNGRIYTVTDSSDNNPANPTPGTLRHAVIQEEPLWIVFSSNMFIRLKQELIINSYKTLDGRGSAVHVTGNGCLTIQYVQHVIVHNIHIYDCKPSGGAVVAASPTKVGRRGRSDGDGISIFGSQKIWVDHCSLSHCTDGLIDVVLGSTAITISNNYFTHHDEVMLLGHDDKYVLDTGMQVTIAFNHFGQGLVQRMPRCRRGYIHVVNNDFTSWKMYAIGGSGNPTINSQGNRYSAPSNPSAKEVTKRVDSTDDGEWANWNWRSEGDLMENGAFFVASGEGVSTLYSKASSVQPKAAAQVDQLTQNAGVFGGPRDDEGQSGDSYSGYGGGGTGAIGGTSRGSSSNNDNNFFGMIFGSNAPPRPRLTLSLLSLLMICVLSTSTLLLS, encoded by the exons ATGCTTCCTCCACACTTCTCCTCCAACACCATTGTCTTGCTCTGCCTCTTCTTCACACTCCTCCAAGCTACACCACCCCTAAACCTCACTCTCCCTCACCAACACCCTTCCCCTGACTCCGTCGCTCTCCACGTcacaag TACAATCAATGCATCCCTCTCACGGAGACAactcacctcctcctcctcctcctccacttgCGGTACCGGAAACCCAATCGACGACTGCTGGCGCTGCGACTCCTCCGACTGGTCCTCCAACCGTCAAAGACTCGCCGACTGCTCCATCGGCTTCGGCTCCGGCACCCTCGGCGGCAAAAACGGCCGGATCTACACCGTCACAGACTCCTCCGACAACAACCCAGCGAACCCAACCCCAGGGACACTCCGCCACGCCGTCATCCAAGAAGAGCCCCTCTGGATCGTCTTCTCCTCCAACATGTTCATCCGCTTGAAACAAGAACTCATCATCAACAGCTACAAAACCCTCGACGGCCGTGGATCCGCCGTCCACGTCACCGGCAACGGCTGCTTGACCATCCAGTACGTGCAGCACGTCATCGTCCACAACATCCACATCTACGACTGTAAACCCTCGGGAGGAGCCGTCGTCGCCGCTTCGCCGACCAAAGTCGGGAGGAGAGGTAGATCCGACGGCGACGGGATCTCCATCTTCGGATCTCAGAAGATCTGGGTCGACCACTGTTCCTTGAGTCATTGCACCGATGGGCTTATCGATGTCGTGTTGGGCTCGACGGCGATTACGATATCGAACAATTATTTTACTCATCACGATGAGGTGATGCTGTTGGGTCATGATGATAAGTACGTGCTGGATACGGGGATGCAGGTGACGATTGCGTTTAACCATTTCGGACAGGGGCTTGTTCAGAGGATGCCTAGGTGTCGGAGAGGGTATATTCATGTTGTGAATAATGATTTTACGTCTTGGAAGATGTATGCTATTGGTGGTAGTGGTAATCCCACTATTAACAGTCAAGGGAATCGTTACTCTGCTCCTTCTAATCCTAGCGCCAAAGAG GTGACGAAGCGAGTGGATTCGACAGACGATGGTGAGTGGGCGAATTGGAACTGGAGATCAGAAGGAGATTTGATGGAGAACGGAGCTTTCTTCGTGGCGTCTGGTGAAGGAGTGAGCACACTGTACTCTAAAGCTTCGAGTGTCCAGCCTAAAGCTGCGGCTCAAGTAGACCAGCTCACTCAAAACGCTGGCGTTTTCGGCGGTCCCAG GGATGATGAAGGTCAGAGCGGCGATTCTTATTCTGGTTATGGCGGTGGAGGGACTGGCGCTATAGGTGGTACGTCAAGAGGAAGCAGCAGCAATAATGACAACAATTTCTTCGGGATGATATTCGGAAGCAATGCTCCGCCGCGACCACGTTTAACGTTATCATTGTTGTCTTTGTTAATGATTTGTGTTTTGTCGACATCAACTCTATTATTGTCGTAG
- the LOC108817625 gene encoding probable pectate lyase 13 isoform X2: MLPPHFSSNTIVLLCLFFTLLQATPPLNLTLPHQHPSPDSVALHVTSTINASLSRRQLTSSSSSSTCGTGNPIDDCWRCDSSDWSSNRQRLADCSIGFGSGTLGGKNGRIYTVTDSSDNNPANPTPGTLRHAVIQEEPLWIVFSSNMFIRLKQELIINSYKTLDGRGSAVHVTGNGCLTIQYVQHVIVHNIHIYDCKPSGGAVVAASPTKVGRRGRSDGDGISIFGSQKIWVDHCSLSHCTDGLIDVVLGSTAITISNNYFTHHDEVMLLGHDDKYVLDTGMQVTIAFNHFGQGLVQRMPRCRRGYIHVVNNDFTSWKMYAIGGSGNPTINSQGNRYSAPSNPSAKEVTKRVDSTDDGEWANWNWRSEGDLMENGAFFVASGEGVSTLYSKASSVQPKAAAQVDQLTQNAGVFGGPR, translated from the exons ATGCTTCCTCCACACTTCTCCTCCAACACCATTGTCTTGCTCTGCCTCTTCTTCACACTCCTCCAAGCTACACCACCCCTAAACCTCACTCTCCCTCACCAACACCCTTCCCCTGACTCCGTCGCTCTCCACGTcacaag TACAATCAATGCATCCCTCTCACGGAGACAactcacctcctcctcctcctcctccacttgCGGTACCGGAAACCCAATCGACGACTGCTGGCGCTGCGACTCCTCCGACTGGTCCTCCAACCGTCAAAGACTCGCCGACTGCTCCATCGGCTTCGGCTCCGGCACCCTCGGCGGCAAAAACGGCCGGATCTACACCGTCACAGACTCCTCCGACAACAACCCAGCGAACCCAACCCCAGGGACACTCCGCCACGCCGTCATCCAAGAAGAGCCCCTCTGGATCGTCTTCTCCTCCAACATGTTCATCCGCTTGAAACAAGAACTCATCATCAACAGCTACAAAACCCTCGACGGCCGTGGATCCGCCGTCCACGTCACCGGCAACGGCTGCTTGACCATCCAGTACGTGCAGCACGTCATCGTCCACAACATCCACATCTACGACTGTAAACCCTCGGGAGGAGCCGTCGTCGCCGCTTCGCCGACCAAAGTCGGGAGGAGAGGTAGATCCGACGGCGACGGGATCTCCATCTTCGGATCTCAGAAGATCTGGGTCGACCACTGTTCCTTGAGTCATTGCACCGATGGGCTTATCGATGTCGTGTTGGGCTCGACGGCGATTACGATATCGAACAATTATTTTACTCATCACGATGAGGTGATGCTGTTGGGTCATGATGATAAGTACGTGCTGGATACGGGGATGCAGGTGACGATTGCGTTTAACCATTTCGGACAGGGGCTTGTTCAGAGGATGCCTAGGTGTCGGAGAGGGTATATTCATGTTGTGAATAATGATTTTACGTCTTGGAAGATGTATGCTATTGGTGGTAGTGGTAATCCCACTATTAACAGTCAAGGGAATCGTTACTCTGCTCCTTCTAATCCTAGCGCCAAAGAG GTGACGAAGCGAGTGGATTCGACAGACGATGGTGAGTGGGCGAATTGGAACTGGAGATCAGAAGGAGATTTGATGGAGAACGGAGCTTTCTTCGTGGCGTCTGGTGAAGGAGTGAGCACACTGTACTCTAAAGCTTCGAGTGTCCAGCCTAAAGCTGCGGCTCAAGTAGACCAGCTCACTCAAAACGCTGGCGTTTTCGGCGGTCCCAG ATAA
- the LOC108832015 gene encoding monothiol glutaredoxin-S14, chloroplastic, whose product MALRSVKTPFATPTAAVSSSIVNKPQSFRFASKPRASLAVYNNHHQPISITRSNLIPKLKPSSPAAKFRCSASSSSALTPQLRDTLEKLVNSEKVVLFMKGTRDFPMCGFSNTVVQILKNLNVPFEDVNILENEMLRQGLKEYSNWPTFPQLYIDGEFFGGCDITLEAFQSGELQEVVERAICS is encoded by the coding sequence ATGGCTCTCCGATCTGTCAAAACGCCGTTTGCAACTCCCACCGCCGCCGTCTCCTCCTCAATTGTCAACAAACCACAGTCTTTCAGATTCGCCTCTAAACCGAGGGCATCACTCGCCGTCTACAACAACCACCACCAACCGATCTCCATCACTCGATCGAATCTTATACCCAAACTCAAACCATCATCTCCCGCCGCGAAATTCAGGTGCTCGGCGTCGTCGTCGTCGGCGCTCACGCCGCAGCTTAGAGATACGCTGGAGAAGCTGGTGAACTCGGAGAAAGTCGTGTTATTCATGAAAGGCACGAGGGATTTCCCCATGTGCGGATTCTCGAACACGGTGGTGCAGATCCTCAAGAATCTCAACGTCCCCTTCGAAGACGTCAACATTCTCGAGAACGAGATGCTGAGGCAGGGGCTGAAAGAGTACTCGAACTGGCCCACGTTTCCTCAGCTTTACATCGACGGCGAGTTCTTCGGTGGCTGTGACATCACTCTCGAGGCGTTTCAGAGTGGGGAGTTGCAGGAAGTTGTTGAAAGAGCTATTTGTTCTTGA
- the LOC108832014 gene encoding chlorophyll a-b binding protein 6, chloroplastic, whose translation MASNSLMSCGIAAVYPSLLSSSKSKFVSAGVALPNAGNVGRVRMAAHWMPGEPRPAYLDGSAPGDFGFDPLGLGEVPENLERYKESELIHCRWAMLAVPGILVPEALGYGNWVKAQEWAAVPGGQATYLGNPVPWGTLPTILAIEFLAIAFVEHQRSMEKDPEKKKYPGGAFDPLGYSKDPKKFEELKVKEIKNGRLALLAFVGFCVQQSAYPGTGPLENLATHLADPWHKNIGDVVIPFN comes from the exons ATGGCATCGAACTCGCTCATGAGCTGCGGCATCGCCGCTGTCTacccttctcttctttcttcttcaaaatCTAAATTCGTCTCCGCCGGAGTTGCTCTCCCCAACGCCGGCAATGTTGGCCGTGTCAGAATGGCTGCTCACTGGATGCCCGGCGAGCCACGACCAGCTTACCTCGACGGTTCTGCTCCTGG TGACTTTGGGTTTGACCCACTCGGACTTGGAGAGGTTCCAGAGAACCTTGAGAGGTACAAAGAATCAGAGCTCATCCACTGTAGATGGGCTATGCTTGCTGTT CCAGGGATATTGGTACCAGAGGCTTTGGGATATGGAAACTGGGTTAAGGCTCAAGAATGGGCAGCCGTACCTGGAGGACAAGCCACTTACTTGGGGAACCCAGTCCCTTGGGGTACTTTGCCCACAATCTTGGCTATAGAGTTTTTAGCTATTGCATTTGTTGAGCACCAGAGGAGTATGGAGAAAGACCCTGAGAAAAAGAAGTACCCGGGAGGTGCATTTGACCCTCTTGGATACTCCAAAGACCCAAAGAAGTTCGAGGAGTTGAAAGTTAAAGAGATCAAGAACG GGAGGCTTGCGTTGTTGGCGTTTGTAGGCTTCTGTGTGCAACAATCTGCCTACCCAGGCACAGGACCATTGGAGAACCTGGCTACTCACTTGGCGGATCCATGGCACAAAAACATTGGCGATGTTGTTATCCCTTTCAACTAG